From Longimicrobiaceae bacterium, the proteins below share one genomic window:
- the ubiE gene encoding bifunctional demethylmenaquinone methyltransferase/2-methoxy-6-polyprenyl-1,4-benzoquinol methylase UbiE: protein MSNPDRASVLPPAEEKADHVRRMFSSIAPRYDLLNHLLSLNVDKLWRRRAVDELQWERAPKGIYLDNCAGTLDLACELARRPGFAGRVIGSDFTFAMLQLGGHKIERLPVQRVCADALSLPYPDATFDGATVGFGVRNLADLDAGLAEMARVLKPGGRLVILEFTTPSWQPFRALYFLYFRRILPAVGSLISRHDSAYSYLPESVLNFPEPPRLAEMMADAGFESVGYRRLSGGIAALHWGNRA from the coding sequence ATGTCGAACCCAGATCGAGCTTCCGTGCTCCCCCCGGCGGAAGAAAAGGCGGACCACGTTCGCCGTATGTTCTCGTCCATCGCGCCGCGGTACGACCTGCTGAATCACCTGCTCTCGCTCAACGTCGACAAGCTCTGGCGCCGCCGCGCGGTGGATGAGTTGCAGTGGGAGCGGGCCCCGAAGGGAATCTATCTCGACAACTGCGCAGGAACACTGGATCTGGCGTGCGAGCTTGCGCGCCGGCCCGGGTTCGCCGGTCGCGTGATCGGCAGCGACTTCACGTTTGCCATGTTGCAGCTCGGGGGGCACAAGATCGAGCGGCTGCCCGTGCAGCGCGTGTGCGCCGACGCACTCTCCCTTCCGTACCCCGATGCTACCTTCGACGGTGCCACAGTGGGCTTCGGGGTGCGCAACCTGGCCGACCTGGATGCCGGTCTGGCCGAAATGGCGCGGGTGCTCAAGCCCGGTGGACGTCTGGTGATCCTCGAGTTCACCACCCCGTCGTGGCAGCCCTTCCGCGCTCTCTACTTTCTGTATTTCCGCCGCATCCTCCCCGCCGTGGGGTCGCTGATATCCAGGCACGATTCGGCCTATTCGTACCTGCCCGAATCGGTGCTGAACTTCCCCGAGCCGCCGCGTCTCGCCGAGATGATGGCGGACGCCGGCTTCGAGTCGGTCGGGTACCGCCGGCTCAGCGGGGGGATCGCGGCGCTGCACTGGGGGAATCGAGCCTGA
- a CDS encoding menaquinone biosynthesis decarboxylase: MKIFQNLREFIEHLDRSGELVRIKRPVSVDLEMAEIADRTMKLPGGGPALLFERPVLQDGSESSIPVAINTFGSWGRISAALGVEDLSEHAERIRTLMKPEVPKGLWGKVQMLPRLLELAKVPPRRYRGSPPCQEVVLREGEFDLTRLLPVLRTWPQDGGPFITMPMVMTRDPETGAQNIGMYRMQVFGPTTTGMHWQQHKGGAAHYRAWKKRGEKRMPVVVALGGDPATMYTPTAPLPPGISEFLFGGFLRREPVATARALTADLDIPAEAEIVLEGYVDTTEPLAIEGPFGDHTGFYTLEEPYPTFHVTTVTMRREPIYPATLVGRPPVEDVYLGGATERIFLPLAQLTMPEIVDYHMPPEGVFHNLVLVSIRKEYPGHAYKVMNGLWGMGLMSLAKVIVVVDEGIDVQNVTEAWWYALGNIDPARDVYFTRGPVDDLDHASQFPSFGSKMGIDGTRKWPEEGFTRRWPDLIEMDPAVKERVAGYWGELGIERR; the protein is encoded by the coding sequence ATGAAGATCTTTCAGAATCTGCGCGAGTTCATCGAGCACCTGGACCGGAGCGGCGAGCTCGTCCGCATCAAGCGTCCGGTCTCTGTGGACCTGGAGATGGCGGAGATCGCCGACCGGACCATGAAGCTCCCGGGGGGTGGACCGGCGCTGCTTTTTGAGAGGCCAGTGCTGCAGGACGGCAGCGAGAGCTCGATCCCCGTGGCCATCAACACCTTTGGATCGTGGGGCCGGATCTCGGCAGCGCTCGGGGTTGAGGATCTCTCCGAGCACGCGGAGCGGATTCGGACCCTCATGAAGCCCGAGGTTCCCAAGGGCCTCTGGGGGAAGGTGCAGATGCTCCCACGCCTGCTGGAGCTCGCCAAGGTCCCTCCTCGACGCTATCGCGGCTCGCCCCCCTGCCAGGAAGTGGTGCTGCGCGAGGGCGAATTCGACCTCACCCGGCTCCTGCCGGTGCTGCGCACCTGGCCGCAGGATGGCGGCCCCTTCATCACCATGCCGATGGTAATGACCCGGGACCCGGAGACCGGCGCGCAGAACATCGGTATGTACCGCATGCAGGTCTTCGGACCGACCACCACCGGCATGCACTGGCAGCAGCACAAGGGTGGTGCGGCACACTACCGCGCCTGGAAGAAGCGGGGAGAGAAGCGGATGCCGGTGGTAGTGGCGCTGGGGGGCGATCCGGCGACGATGTATACCCCCACGGCCCCGCTTCCGCCGGGGATCAGCGAGTTCCTCTTCGGCGGCTTCCTGCGGCGAGAGCCGGTCGCCACCGCCCGGGCGCTCACCGCCGACCTCGACATTCCTGCAGAGGCGGAGATCGTGCTCGAGGGATATGTCGACACGACGGAGCCGCTGGCGATCGAGGGGCCGTTCGGCGATCACACCGGCTTCTATACCCTGGAGGAGCCGTACCCGACCTTCCACGTGACCACCGTCACGATGCGCAGGGAGCCGATCTATCCGGCTACCCTGGTCGGGCGTCCGCCGGTCGAAGACGTCTATCTGGGGGGTGCGACCGAGCGCATCTTCCTGCCGCTGGCGCAGCTCACCATGCCCGAGATCGTGGACTATCACATGCCGCCGGAGGGCGTCTTCCACAACCTCGTGCTGGTCAGCATCCGCAAGGAGTACCCGGGGCACGCCTACAAGGTGATGAATGGCCTCTGGGGGATGGGGCTGATGTCGCTGGCGAAGGTGATCGTCGTCGTGGACGAGGGGATCGACGTGCAGAACGTCACCGAGGCGTGGTGGTACGCCCTGGGGAACATCGACCCGGCGCGGGACGTGTACTTCACCCGCGGTCCGGTCGACGACCTCGATCACGCCTCCCAATTCCCCTCCTTCGGGAGCAAGATGGGCATCGACGGCACCCGCAAGTGGCCGGAGGAAGGCTTCACCCGCCGCTGGCCCGACCTGATCGAGATGGACCCGGCGGTGAAGGAGAGGGTGGCGGGATACTGGGGGGAGCTGGGGATCGAGAGGCGGTAG
- a CDS encoding UbiA-like polyprenyltransferase: MRQNIVEGQTLRGAGRLVDYSNLVKLPHTVFALPFAVVGAILASYRFPVNLADLGWILLAFTSARFAAMGFNRIVDRRVDALNPRTRLREIPAGRLSVRQASAAVAVASVLFLLSAGMLNRLCLLLAPFALAWVFFYSYTKRFTRWAHLVLGFALAIAPVGAYLAIAGGWGDAVPGLLTLAGAVLCWVAGFDILYSLQDEAFDREHGLKSVPAAFGARNAIRISRFLHFLCFALFVATGLLFAELGVLYALGLAICGAMLVYEQSLVAPDDLSRIDAAFFNVNGVISVVLAVLVLVERLLA, encoded by the coding sequence ATGCGCCAGAATATAGTTGAAGGCCAGACTCTACGCGGCGCGGGGCGCCTCGTAGACTACTCCAACCTGGTGAAGTTGCCGCACACCGTGTTCGCGCTGCCGTTTGCGGTGGTGGGGGCTATTCTGGCCAGCTATCGCTTTCCGGTGAACCTGGCGGACCTCGGGTGGATTCTGCTGGCCTTCACCTCGGCGCGCTTCGCGGCGATGGGGTTCAACCGGATCGTGGACCGGCGGGTAGACGCGCTGAACCCGCGCACGCGGCTTCGCGAGATTCCCGCCGGGCGTCTCAGTGTGCGTCAGGCGTCGGCGGCGGTGGCTGTCGCGAGCGTGCTCTTCCTGCTGAGCGCGGGGATGCTCAATCGGCTCTGCCTGCTACTTGCACCTTTCGCCCTGGCCTGGGTCTTCTTCTACTCCTATACCAAGCGATTCACTCGCTGGGCGCACCTGGTACTCGGCTTTGCGCTGGCGATTGCGCCGGTGGGAGCGTACCTGGCCATTGCAGGTGGGTGGGGCGACGCCGTACCGGGGCTCCTCACGCTCGCCGGGGCGGTGCTCTGCTGGGTTGCCGGCTTCGACATCCTCTATTCGCTGCAGGATGAGGCTTTCGATCGGGAGCACGGCCTGAAGTCGGTTCCTGCCGCCTTCGGTGCTCGCAATGCAATCCGCATTTCGCGGTTCCTCCACTTCCTCTGCTTCGCCTTGTTCGTCGCCACAGGACTGCTTTTCGCGGAGCTCGGAGTGCTGTATGCCCTCGGGTTGGCGATCTGCGGCGCGATGCTCGTTTACGAGCAGAGCCTGGTCGCCCCCGATGACCTCTCGCGTATCGACGCCGCCTTCTTCAACGTGAACGGAGTGATCTCGGTGGTCCTCGCCGTGCTCGTTCTGGTGGAGCGTCTGCTGGCGTGA
- a CDS encoding flavin prenyltransferase UbiX has product MSASSSAPVHLAVTGASGAPYAVRLLRALNELQVPVRLMVSNYGWRLLEEEAGIADVAALQAATGDWSRVELYESSNRGATPASGSAPSRGMVICPCSMGTLGSIAAGTSRDLVERAADVTLKERRPLILVPRETPLSLIHLENMTRLARAGATILPAAPGFYNHPTSIDDLVGFVVARILDHLGIEHRLTRRWSQGEEAKP; this is encoded by the coding sequence GTGAGCGCTTCGTCATCCGCCCCGGTCCACCTCGCTGTTACGGGCGCTTCCGGGGCGCCCTATGCTGTGCGCCTGCTGCGCGCGCTCAATGAGCTCCAGGTGCCGGTGCGGCTGATGGTCTCCAACTACGGCTGGCGCCTGCTCGAGGAGGAGGCGGGAATCGCGGATGTCGCGGCGCTGCAAGCGGCCACGGGAGACTGGAGCCGGGTCGAGCTGTACGAGTCCTCGAACCGCGGAGCCACGCCCGCCTCAGGGAGCGCCCCCTCCCGCGGCATGGTGATCTGCCCCTGTTCGATGGGCACACTGGGGTCCATTGCCGCCGGAACGAGCCGTGACCTCGTGGAACGCGCGGCCGACGTCACCCTGAAGGAGCGGCGTCCGCTCATCCTGGTGCCGCGCGAGACCCCTCTCTCACTGATCCACCTGGAGAACATGACGCGCCTGGCGCGGGCAGGAGCGACCATCCTCCCGGCGGCCCCGGGGTTCTACAATCACCCCACCTCCATCGACGACCTGGTAGGCTTCGTCGTCGCCCGGATCCTTGACCATCTCGGGATCGAGCACAGGTTGACGCGGCGGTGGTCGCAGGGCGAGGAGGCGAAGCCGTGA
- a CDS encoding metallophosphoesterase family protein — translation MKIGVISDTHGMLRPEVFELFSGADHILHGGDVGPPDLLTELEAIAPVTAVWGNTDGFGLRARVPEVARVSLGGVEVVVIHGHQFGSPNPTRVARAYPDAGLVVFGHTHEAVIERVGSTLAINPGSAGPRRFRQPVTVAIATVGEAGADAELVLLQAERR, via the coding sequence GTGAAGATCGGCGTCATCTCCGACACGCACGGAATGTTGCGACCGGAGGTGTTCGAGCTCTTCAGCGGTGCCGATCACATTCTGCACGGCGGTGACGTCGGCCCGCCCGACCTTCTCACGGAGCTGGAGGCGATCGCTCCGGTGACCGCGGTCTGGGGCAATACGGATGGCTTCGGGCTGCGTGCACGCGTTCCGGAAGTAGCCAGGGTCAGCCTCGGGGGAGTGGAGGTGGTGGTGATCCATGGTCACCAGTTCGGTTCCCCGAACCCGACGCGCGTTGCGCGTGCCTACCCGGATGCCGGGCTGGTCGTTTTCGGGCACACCCACGAGGCAGTGATCGAGCGGGTCGGCTCCACCCTGGCAATCAACCCGGGTAGTGCCGGCCCGCGCCGCTTCCGGCAGCCGGTGACCGTCGCGATCGCGACAGTCGGAGAGGCGGGGGCGGACGCCGAACTCGTGTTGCTGCAGGCGGAGAGGCGATGA
- a CDS encoding M28 family peptidase, whose translation MVPFAGSGGLRAIAGMALLAGAALLPARLGAQQGVAADPILAAIDSVAMEDSRVEELAQALTDSIGPRLTGTPGMQAANEWVAERYREWGIGVRIEPYGTWPGWRRGVTHVDLLEPRVKTLRAMLHPWSAPTNGPRTAKVVQFPEVARKAELEAWLAGVRGRAVLLDAAPVTCRPAESWERWGGEEASARVEDAAAEAEARWEARLASAGVDLPRLISMLAEAGATAVLTTDWTGGWGATRLHGMGSDLIPMINLSCEDYGLLFRLAERGQGPVIRIEAEAEFLGPVQVANTIATIPGTELPDEYVILSAHLDSWDGASGATDNGTGTVVMMEAMRILKEVYPHPRRTIIAGHWSGEEQGIHGSAAFAADHPEIVAGIQVALNQDNGTGPIERIFMEGFAEVAPVFEQWLAQMPGDLAEGIELISPGTPSGGTSDHSSFICRGAPAFFLRSGDWDYGTYTWHTELDTFDKIALDEVRRNARFVAMLAYLASEHPEKLSRARAVEEWPECRVPQR comes from the coding sequence ATGGTGCCGTTCGCTGGCTCCGGTGGGCTCCGGGCGATCGCCGGTATGGCACTCCTCGCGGGCGCGGCACTGCTTCCGGCGCGGCTCGGTGCACAGCAGGGGGTGGCGGCAGATCCGATCCTGGCGGCAATCGACAGCGTGGCGATGGAGGACTCGCGCGTCGAGGAGCTGGCGCAGGCACTAACCGATTCGATCGGTCCGCGGCTCACGGGAACCCCGGGGATGCAGGCCGCGAACGAGTGGGTGGCGGAGCGCTACCGCGAGTGGGGCATCGGCGTGCGGATCGAGCCATACGGGACCTGGCCGGGGTGGCGCCGCGGCGTGACGCACGTAGACCTGCTGGAGCCTCGCGTGAAGACCCTGCGGGCCATGCTTCACCCGTGGAGCGCTCCGACGAACGGTCCACGCACTGCCAAGGTCGTGCAGTTTCCCGAGGTGGCCCGCAAAGCGGAGCTGGAAGCGTGGCTGGCGGGTGTCCGTGGGCGTGCCGTACTGCTGGACGCGGCACCGGTCACCTGCCGTCCGGCGGAAAGCTGGGAGCGCTGGGGCGGAGAGGAGGCCAGCGCCCGCGTCGAGGATGCTGCGGCGGAGGCGGAGGCCCGCTGGGAGGCTCGGCTTGCCTCCGCCGGAGTCGATTTGCCTCGACTGATCTCCATGCTCGCGGAGGCCGGTGCCACGGCTGTGCTGACCACCGACTGGACGGGGGGTTGGGGCGCCACGCGGCTGCACGGGATGGGGAGCGACCTCATCCCCATGATCAACCTGTCGTGCGAGGACTACGGCCTCCTCTTCCGCCTGGCGGAACGCGGTCAGGGCCCCGTCATTCGGATCGAAGCCGAGGCCGAGTTCCTGGGGCCGGTCCAGGTCGCCAACACCATCGCGACGATTCCGGGGACCGAGCTTCCCGACGAGTACGTGATCCTGTCGGCGCACCTCGACTCGTGGGACGGCGCCTCGGGTGCGACCGACAACGGCACAGGCACGGTGGTGATGATGGAAGCGATGCGGATCCTGAAGGAGGTCTATCCGCATCCCCGCCGGACCATCATTGCCGGGCACTGGAGCGGGGAAGAGCAGGGGATCCATGGCTCCGCGGCGTTTGCCGCGGATCACCCCGAGATCGTGGCGGGCATTCAGGTGGCGCTCAACCAGGACAACGGGACCGGCCCGATCGAGCGGATCTTCATGGAGGGGTTTGCGGAGGTCGCGCCGGTCTTCGAGCAGTGGCTCGCGCAGATGCCGGGTGACCTGGCGGAGGGGATCGAGCTGATCTCGCCGGGAACGCCGAGCGGCGGGACGAGTGATCACTCTTCGTTCATCTGCCGAGGCGCACCTGCCTTCTTCCTCCGTTCCGGCGACTGGGACTACGGGACGTACACCTGGCACACCGAGCTGGACACCTTCGACAAGATCGCGCTGGACGAGGTGCGTCGGAACGCACGCTTCGTCGCCATGCTCGCCTACCTGGCGTCGGAGCATCCGGAGAAGCTGTCGCGCGCCCGCGCCGTCGAGGAGTGGCCGGAGTGCAGGGTGCCGCAGCGGTAG
- a CDS encoding metallophosphoesterase, with protein sequence MNRLHLLLAITALVLGGCGSEAEPAEETAEGGAGLPVYPWDTLPPESIYGATPVENLRVTPVELHVLGIPPGWDGMRIAAISDLQLDLWSGNREVAAAAIRRAVAEQPDVVVLLGDYLGNGTDPTALRELLRPLSGVSTFAVLGDRDVRSDSLAARIAATLSEAGVRVLRNETAILEHGGDSAAVVGVDAELLGESVGEQAYVLGQLGSGTRVGFLISHNPVLGARADNDRVPAVLAGGVFCGDVEVPGTPRLSWLNSEAIPSAVVEGAERLYRIGQMVMFVTCGTGYGFIPVRFGAPPEVAIVTLRSVEAETAGEDARDAAVDTLLEQYESSLEDTTSN encoded by the coding sequence ATGAATCGATTGCACCTTCTCCTGGCGATCACTGCTCTGGTCCTCGGCGGGTGCGGCTCGGAGGCCGAGCCGGCTGAAGAAACGGCGGAGGGTGGCGCCGGTCTGCCGGTCTATCCCTGGGACACGCTTCCTCCCGAATCGATCTACGGGGCCACGCCTGTGGAGAACCTCCGCGTGACCCCGGTCGAGCTGCACGTGCTCGGCATTCCGCCCGGATGGGACGGAATGCGGATCGCCGCGATCTCCGACCTGCAGCTCGACCTCTGGAGCGGAAACCGGGAAGTGGCGGCGGCCGCCATCCGCAGAGCCGTCGCGGAGCAACCCGACGTGGTAGTCCTGCTGGGCGACTACCTGGGGAACGGCACCGATCCGACCGCGCTGCGCGAGCTGCTCCGCCCACTATCCGGCGTGTCCACCTTCGCGGTGCTGGGGGATCGCGACGTGCGCAGCGACAGCCTGGCGGCGCGGATCGCCGCCACGCTGTCCGAGGCCGGAGTGCGGGTGCTCCGCAACGAGACTGCGATCCTGGAGCACGGCGGCGATTCCGCCGCCGTCGTGGGGGTTGATGCGGAGCTCCTGGGTGAATCGGTCGGCGAACAGGCCTATGTTCTCGGTCAGCTGGGATCGGGGACGCGCGTGGGCTTCCTGATCTCACACAACCCGGTGCTGGGTGCGCGGGCCGATAATGACAGGGTTCCCGCCGTGCTGGCGGGCGGGGTGTTCTGCGGCGACGTAGAGGTGCCCGGAACGCCTCGCCTGAGCTGGCTCAACTCAGAGGCGATTCCCTCGGCTGTGGTGGAAGGAGCGGAACGGCTCTACCGGATCGGCCAGATGGTCATGTTCGTGACCTGCGGGACAGGGTACGGCTTCATCCCCGTCCGCTTCGGAGCGCCGCCGGAAGTGGCCATCGTCACCCTCCGCAGCGTCGAAGCGGAAACCGCGGGCGAGGATGCCCGCGATGCAGCCGTCGATACCCTTCTGGAGCAGTACGAATCCTCCCTGGAAGACACGACGAGCAACTGA
- a CDS encoding GIY-YIG nuclease family protein has product MSAVVVPPSATLREQVRQSARNLPGTYRMIGEDGEVLYVGKSKAIRTRLLSYFRAREGEKAYRLVREASRVEFDYEPNEFAALLRELRLIKRYRPRYNVRYRRDALYSFLKLTSDGAPRLFVVRQVADDAATYFGPFRGGRRIADGVRELNDALGLRDCAQSVPIHYADQGELFPIERTPRCHRFELSLCAGPCAGGCTRAEYARLVELARAFLDGIGNEPIRRIEERMRAAVERWDFEHAAALRDRLMRLEMLREEFGRLREALENLTFRYVLPGVNGDDRLYLVRRGTVRAEMPYPRSRKERQRADRIAREILEAPEPRGTMVSTRKVEEILLLAHWFRTRPEELSRTAPLDGPTPPARRRAIKGLSARSRAAEGGMCVAPTPALTLP; this is encoded by the coding sequence GTGTCAGCAGTCGTCGTCCCCCCTTCCGCCACCCTGCGCGAGCAGGTACGCCAGTCCGCTCGGAACCTCCCCGGAACGTACCGGATGATCGGAGAGGACGGTGAGGTCCTCTACGTAGGAAAGTCGAAAGCCATTCGGACTAGGCTGCTCTCCTACTTCCGCGCCCGAGAGGGTGAGAAGGCCTACCGCCTGGTGCGCGAGGCCAGCCGGGTCGAGTTCGACTACGAGCCGAACGAGTTCGCCGCGCTCCTCCGCGAGCTACGGTTGATCAAGCGCTACCGGCCGCGCTACAACGTTCGCTACCGGCGCGATGCGCTCTACAGCTTCCTCAAGCTGACGAGCGACGGGGCGCCGCGCCTCTTCGTCGTTCGCCAGGTCGCGGACGATGCCGCGACTTACTTCGGACCTTTTCGCGGCGGCCGTCGCATCGCCGACGGGGTGCGCGAGCTGAACGACGCGCTCGGCCTGCGGGACTGTGCCCAATCGGTGCCCATCCACTACGCCGATCAGGGCGAGCTCTTTCCGATCGAGCGGACCCCGCGATGTCATCGCTTCGAGCTGTCGCTCTGCGCCGGCCCGTGCGCGGGCGGTTGCACGCGAGCGGAGTATGCGCGCCTGGTGGAGCTCGCCAGGGCGTTCCTCGACGGGATCGGCAACGAGCCCATCCGGCGCATCGAGGAGCGAATGCGGGCCGCGGTCGAGCGGTGGGACTTCGAGCATGCCGCTGCCCTGCGCGACCGTCTCATGCGGCTGGAGATGCTCCGCGAAGAATTCGGACGGCTGCGGGAAGCACTCGAGAACCTCACCTTTCGCTACGTCCTGCCCGGCGTGAACGGAGACGACCGGCTGTACCTCGTTCGTCGCGGAACCGTCCGCGCGGAGATGCCCTATCCCCGCAGCCGGAAGGAGCGCCAACGGGCAGACCGGATCGCCCGGGAAATTCTGGAGGCGCCCGAGCCCCGCGGCACCATGGTCTCCACCCGCAAGGTGGAGGAGATCCTGCTGCTGGCGCACTGGTTCCGCACCAGGCCGGAGGAACTGAGCCGCACCGCGCCTCTAGACGGGCCTACGCCGCCCGCGCGCCGGCGTGCCATCAAGGGACTGTCCGCCCGTTCCCGAGCAGCGGAGGGTGGCATGTGCGTTGCTCCCACCCCGGCGCTCACTCTCCCATAA
- the mutM gene encoding bifunctional DNA-formamidopyrimidine glycosylase/DNA-(apurinic or apyrimidinic site) lyase, protein MPELPEVETIVRDLQRLVRGATIRRVEVFRPDLVRGDAREFEAALRGRKIKSVSRRAKNIVVDLGDDRLIVNLGMTGNLLAVPADAPLPDYLGVRFDLDRGRRMLYRDVRRFGRLELVPADEWEKREKKLGIEPLGPDFTPELLYELTRKSNTAIKTWLMDQKRVVGVGNIYASEALFRAGIDPRKKARTLTRPRARRLHAGIREVLQEAIDFRGTTILDYRDANGEQGAFARRLKVYDREGEPCFNCGTPIRRIVQGGRSTFFCPTCQR, encoded by the coding sequence TTGCCCGAGCTACCCGAAGTCGAGACCATCGTCCGGGACCTGCAGCGGCTGGTGCGCGGTGCGACCATCCGGCGCGTCGAGGTGTTCCGTCCGGACCTGGTGCGCGGAGACGCTCGGGAATTCGAGGCCGCGCTGCGAGGCCGGAAGATCAAATCCGTCTCGCGCCGGGCGAAGAACATCGTTGTGGACCTGGGCGACGACCGGCTTATCGTCAACTTGGGGATGACGGGGAATCTTCTGGCTGTTCCCGCCGACGCGCCCCTCCCCGACTACCTCGGCGTTCGCTTCGACCTGGACCGTGGCCGACGCATGCTCTATCGCGATGTGCGCCGCTTCGGCCGGCTGGAGCTGGTACCCGCCGACGAGTGGGAGAAGCGAGAGAAGAAGCTCGGTATCGAGCCGCTGGGCCCCGACTTCACTCCCGAGCTGCTCTACGAGCTGACACGAAAGTCGAACACCGCCATCAAGACCTGGTTGATGGACCAGAAGCGCGTTGTCGGCGTGGGAAACATCTACGCCAGCGAGGCGCTGTTTCGTGCCGGCATCGATCCCAGAAAGAAGGCGCGCACGCTCACCCGCCCCCGGGCGCGCCGCCTGCACGCGGGGATCCGGGAAGTGCTTCAGGAGGCGATCGATTTTCGCGGAACCACCATCCTCGACTATCGCGACGCCAACGGAGAGCAGGGGGCGTTCGCTCGTCGGCTGAAGGTGTACGACCGGGAGGGCGAGCCCTGCTTCAACTGTGGTACGCCGATTCGACGCATCGTCCAGGGCGGTCGCTCCACCTTCTTCTGTCCCACCTGCCAGCGCTAG
- the purD gene encoding phosphoribosylamine--glycine ligase — protein MRILIVGNGGREHALLWKLRRDAPEAEFFITRGNGGTTGIAESIPIDPTELEVLPEWAAEHRIDLAVVGPEAPLAAGMVDRFGERDIPAFGPTAAAAEIESSKAFTKRLLQHHGIPTAAFATFDDAAAAEQYVRSRGGPLVVKASGLAAGKGAIVCETTEQAVSAVRSLLAEAVLGEAGRTVVIEEFMRGEELSVFALSDGERVLPMLPAQDHKRAGEGDTGPNTGGMGAYAPVSIATPELLERIAREILRPTVAAMAEEGRPFRGLLYAGLMLTDDGPRVVEFNCRFGDPETQVVLPLLESSLLEPMLAIASGEGLTGWERDGLRWRAGAAVTTVVAADGYPGSYPKGMEVVIPPEVTEAGDLLVLHAGTAQHDGKLVTTGGRILAVTALAPTVREAAARSRWGAERIRIDRSFFRRDIAWREIERTGSFF, from the coding sequence GTGAGGATCCTGATCGTCGGAAATGGCGGGCGCGAGCACGCCCTGCTGTGGAAGCTGCGGCGCGACGCCCCCGAGGCGGAGTTCTTCATCACCCGGGGCAATGGCGGCACGACGGGCATCGCCGAGTCGATCCCCATCGATCCCACGGAGCTCGAGGTGCTGCCCGAATGGGCGGCGGAGCATCGGATCGACCTCGCCGTGGTCGGGCCGGAGGCTCCGCTCGCCGCGGGAATGGTGGATCGCTTCGGCGAGCGCGACATCCCCGCCTTCGGACCCACCGCCGCCGCAGCCGAGATCGAGAGCTCCAAGGCCTTCACCAAGCGCCTGTTGCAGCACCACGGGATCCCGACCGCCGCGTTCGCGACCTTCGACGACGCGGCGGCGGCCGAGCAGTATGTTCGCTCTCGCGGTGGACCGCTGGTCGTGAAGGCTTCGGGCCTCGCCGCAGGCAAAGGAGCCATCGTGTGCGAGACGACGGAGCAAGCCGTCTCGGCGGTGCGGTCGCTGCTCGCGGAAGCAGTCCTGGGAGAAGCCGGACGCACGGTAGTGATCGAGGAGTTCATGCGGGGAGAGGAGCTTTCCGTCTTCGCCCTCTCCGACGGCGAGCGCGTGCTACCGATGCTCCCCGCCCAGGACCACAAGCGTGCAGGCGAGGGGGATACCGGCCCGAACACGGGGGGCATGGGAGCCTATGCGCCCGTCTCCATCGCGACGCCGGAGTTGCTCGAGCGTATCGCGCGGGAGATCCTGCGCCCGACGGTGGCGGCCATGGCCGAGGAGGGACGGCCCTTCCGCGGGCTTCTCTACGCCGGCCTCATGCTCACGGACGACGGGCCACGCGTGGTGGAGTTCAACTGTCGCTTCGGCGACCCGGAGACCCAGGTCGTCCTGCCGTTGCTGGAGAGCTCGCTGCTCGAGCCGATGCTGGCGATCGCGAGCGGAGAGGGGCTCACCGGCTGGGAGCGCGATGGTCTCCGCTGGCGCGCGGGCGCCGCGGTGACCACCGTCGTGGCGGCGGATGGTTACCCCGGCTCCTACCCGAAAGGGATGGAGGTGGTCATCCCCCCGGAAGTCACCGAAGCCGGTGACCTGCTCGTTCTCCACGCCGGCACGGCGCAGCACGACGGGAAGCTGGTCACGACGGGCGGGCGCATCCTGGCGGTGACCGCTCTGGCGCCTACGGTACGCGAGGCCGCTGCCCGTAGCCGGTGGGGCGCGGAGCGGATCCGCATCGACCGGAGCTTCTTCCGCCGGGATATCGCCTGGCGGGAGATCGAGCGAACCGGCTCTTTCTTCTGA